A stretch of the Malassezia restricta mitochondrion, complete genome genome encodes the following:
- the nad2 gene encoding NADH dehydrogenase subunit 2, producing the protein MLTISLISFILAVPLFAHKITATVFTRIVAIVLFYSAILTWNSLYYLPLSQGGVGLYSGLFHVSTTTLAFQILVCVVGAILLAGWGPTTSSLKLGNSKVGIERSVSINTNFVHVNTINEYSMIVLFSVLGSVLLISSYNFLSMYMGIELQSFAAYILCSLYRNSQSATFAGLKYFLLGSLASGIIVLGTAIIYAGTGITGFDDLATLISVGDISSANTYVTLSIAGGLLLIGIGYIFKVGAAPLYNWAPDVYDGVPTIITSWVSTMPKIGILVFLLNLSFIVTGYDLSWNTEFLQGSDLFTSYAKPFQTLLLVSSVLSFIVGSIVGLSQVRIKRLLTFSTINHVGFLLLALAVSTEESVEGFVFYLVQYSLTNVNTFLTILAFGYITKGILQNNSSVREFVLLDDLKGQFYKNPLLVISFSVSLFSMAGIPPLMGFFAKQMVLYSVSYNYSYVAILAIVMSVISASYYLKIVQLMFFQKDSVPTTLSSEGETSETGTPLITSMHSSVIAILTLMISLYLFDSSILLNACHLLSLSLFSS; encoded by the coding sequence ATGCTAACTATTTCTCTTATTTCATTTATTCTAGCTGTTCCTCTTTTCGCCCATAAAATTACAGCTACCGTTTTTACTCGAATTGTTGCTATTGTTCTATTTTATTCAGCAATTCTTACATGGAATTCACTATATTATCTACCACTTAGTCAAGGTGGTGTTGGTCTATATAGTGGTCTATTCCATGTATCTACAACTACTCTAGCTTTCCAAATTCTTGTATGTGTAGTTGGTGCTATCCTACTTGCTGGTTGGGGTCCTACTACATCTAGTCTAAAACTTGGTAATTCTAAAGTAGGTATTGAACGGTCTGTAAGTATTAATACTAATTTTGTTCACGTGAATACTATTAATGAATATAGTATGATTGTACTATTCAGTGTACTTGGTTCTGTACTTCTTATTTCTAGTTATAATTTCCTATCTATGTATATGGGTATTGAACTTCAAAGTTTTGCTGCTTATATTCTATGTTCTCTATATCGAAATTCACAATCTGCTACATTTGCTGGTCTTAAATATTTCCTACTTGGTAGTCTAGCATCTGGTATTATTGTACTTGGTACTGCTATTATTTATGCTGGTACTGGTATTACTGGATTTGATGATCTTGCTACTCTTATCTCTGTAGGTGACATTTCTTCTGCTAATACTTATGTAACTCTAAGTATTGCAGGTGGTCTTCTACTAATTGGTATTGGTTACATTTTCAAAGTAGGTGCAGCTCCACTATATAATTGGGCTCCTGATGTATATGATGGAGTTCCTACTATCATTACATCTTGGGTAAGTACTATGCCTAAGATCGGTATTCTAGTATTCCTACTAAACCTTAGCTTTATTGTAACAGGATATGATCTATCATGGAATACTGAATTCCTTCAAGGAAGTGATCTATTTACTTCTTATGCTAAACCATTCCAAACACTACTACTTGTATCATCTGTGCTTAGTTTTATTGTAGGAAGTATTGTAGGTCTATCACAAGTACGAATTAAACGACTTCTTACATTCTCTACAATTAATCACGTAGGTTTCCTACTACTAGCTCTTGCTGTAAGTACTGAAGAATCTGTAGAAGGATTTGTATTCTACCTAGTACAATATTCACTAACAAATGTAAATACTTTCCTAACAATTCTTGCTTTCGGATATATTACGAAAGGAATTCTACAAAATAATTCTAGTGTACGAGAATTTGTACTACTAGATGATCTAAAAGGTCAATTCTACAAAAATCCTCTACTTGTTATTAGTTTCTCTGTTTCACTATTCTCTATGGCAGGTATTCCTCCACTTATGGGATTCTTTGCAAAACAAATGGTTCTTTACTCAGTATCTTACAACTACTCATATGTTGCTATTCTAGCTATTGTAATGAGTGTAATTAGTGCTAGTTATTATCTAAAAATTGTACAACTTATGTTCTTCCAGAAAGATTCTGTACCTACAACTCTATCTTCAGAAGGTGAAACATCTGAAACAGGAACACCTCTTATTACATCAATGCATAGTTCTGTTATTGCTATCCTTACTCTTATGATTTCACTTTACCTATTTGATTCTTCTATCCTACTAAATGCTTGTCATCTTCTAAGTCTAAGTCTATTCTCTTCTTAA
- the nad6 gene encoding NADH dehydrogenase subunit 6, whose protein sequence is MHTFLIDFLTLGAILSALLVVTSKNPVMSVLFLISLFLHVSGYLVLLGLGFMGISYLILYIGAIAILFLFVVMMLNLQLAELNAMASEYTQNLPLGSIFVFLLFVELFSMFPFSSNNEYKNLNPFKIFPDMQIGIMNTLNSILHNFGYPTLSNSYDVYQTFTYSPDSNFATLIDVQSIGFTLYTFGSIWLFVASLILLLAMIGPIVLTMKVRTLEN, encoded by the coding sequence ATGCATACTTTTCTTATTGATTTTCTTACTCTTGGTGCTATCCTATCTGCACTACTAGTAGTTACATCTAAAAATCCTGTTATGTCAGTTCTATTCCTTATTTCACTATTTCTACATGTTTCAGGATATCTTGTTCTACTAGGTCTTGGATTTATGGGTATTTCATATCTAATTCTTTATATTGGAGCTATTGCTATCCTATTCCTATTTGTTGTTATGATGCTAAATCTACAACTTGCTGAACTAAATGCTATGGCTTCTGAGTATACTCAAAATCTTCCTCTAGGTTCTATTTTTGTATTTCTTCTATTCGTAGAACTATTTTCTATGTTCCCATTTAGTTCTAATAATGAATACAAAAATCTTAACCCATTCAAAATTTTCCCAGATATGCAAATTGGTATTATGAATACTCTTAATAGTATTCTACATAATTTTGGATATCCTACTCTATCTAACTCATATGATGTATATCAAACATTTACTTACAGTCCAGATTCGAACTTTGCTACTCTAATTGATGTACAATCAATTGGATTTACACTATATACATTTGGATCTATTTGGCTATTTGTAGCTAGTCTAATTCTACTGCTTGCTATGATTGGTCCTATTGTACTTACTATGAAAGTACGAACTCTGGAAAACTAA
- the nad3 gene encoding NADH dehydrogenase subunit 3 yields MNSLTLYLILVPVVGFILLLVNILLAKHVPYSEKVTSYECGFSPIYGQNRSPFTIQFYLVGILFLIFDIEIFMTMPYALTVYETGHYGFWIIMVFFGILILGFVYEFNSKALYFSQVQPANEEELSSFPSIISSI; encoded by the coding sequence ATGAATTCTCTTACTCTTTATCTTATTCTTGTGCCAGTTGTAGGTTTTATTCTACTACTGGTAAATATCCTTCTAGCTAAACATGTACCTTATTCTGAAAAAGTTACATCTTATGAATGTGGATTTTCTCCTATCTATGGTCAAAATCGATCACCATTCACTATTCAATTCTATCTTGTTGGTATTCTATTCCTAATTTTCGATATTGAAATTTTCATGACAATGCCATATGCTCTTACTGTTTATGAAACAGGTCATTATGGATTCTGGATCATTATGGTATTCTTTGGAATTCTTATTCTTGGGTTTGTATATGAATTTAACTCTAAAGCTCTATACTTTAGTCAAGTTCAACCTGCCAACGAAGAAGAATTATCTTCATTCCCTTCTATAATTTCATCTATTTAA
- the cox3 gene encoding cytochrome c oxidase subunit 3, translating to MNNLANLQAQRNQFQLFPFHMVTASPWPMFISFSLLILTMGSVVYIQGYASPFGDSGISLVLLGFISTALCLALWLRDVVTEGTFLGDHTIPVQKGLSLGMVFFIITEVFFFISIFWALFHSSLSPDVALGGQWPPVGIESINPFELPLLNTILLLTSGATVTYSHHAVINKNRAGAISGLILTVVLATVFTICQGIEYYNAPFAISDGVYGSTFYLSTGFHGIHVIVGTIMLAVSLGRMIQYHFTSTHHVGYESSILYWHFVDVVWLFLFVSVYWYGG from the coding sequence ATGAATAATCTAGCTAACCTTCAAGCACAGCGAAATCAATTCCAACTATTCCCATTCCATATGGTTACTGCTAGTCCATGGCCTATGTTCATTTCATTCTCTCTTCTTATTCTTACAATGGGAAGTGTTGTTTATATCCAAGGATATGCTAGTCCTTTTGGAGATTCTGGTATTTCTCTTGTACTTCTTGGATTCATCTCTACTGCTCTATGTCTAGCTCTTTGGCTTCGAGATGTAGTTACTGAAGGTACATTCCTAGGTGATCATACTATTCCAGTTCAAAAAGGACTTAGCCTAGGTATGGTATTCTTTATTATTACTGAGGTATTCTTCTTTATCTCTATCTTCTGGGCTCTATTCCACTCTTCACTTTCTCCTGATGTTGCTCTAGGTGGACAATGGCCTCCTGTTGGTATTGAATCAATCAACCCATTTGAACTTCCTCTTCTAAATACTATTCTTCTTCTTACATCTGGTGCTACAGTAACATACTCACACCATGCTGTAATTAACAAAAACCGAGCAGGTGCTATTTCAGGACTTATCCTTACTGTTGTACTTGCTACAGTATTTACTATTTGTCAAGGTATTGAGTACTACAATGCTCCATTTGCTATTTCTGATGGTGTATATGGTTCTACATTCTATCTATCTACTGGATTCCATGGTATCCATGTTATTGTTGGTACAATTATGCTAGCAGTTTCTCTTGGTCGAATGATTCAATATCATTTCACAAGTACTCACCATGTTGGATATGAATCAAGTATTCTATACTGGCACTTTGTTGATGTAGTATGGCTATTCCTATTCGTTTCTGTTTACTGGTACGGTGGATAA
- the cob gene encoding apocytochrome b: MRILKSNPILGLANSYIIDNPEPANISYMWNFGSLLGLCLVIQILTGIFLAMHYCPNVDLAFASVEHIMRDVNYGWAIRYVHANTASFFFLFMYFHVGRGLYYGSYKSPRILPWSIGVIILILTMATAFLGYVLPYGQMSLWGATVITNLLSAIPWIGNDFVEFVWGGFSVNNATLNRFFSLHFLLPFILAALSAMHLLTIHEHGSSNPLGISGNTDRLPFHPYFVFKDLVTIVLFLLILSVFVFFYPNALGHSDNYIPANPMQTPPSIVPEWYLLPFYAILRSIPSKIIGVIAMFGSLLILLAMPILDTSRIRGNQFRPLSRFAFWVFVVDFLILLWIGAQHPEYPYSDIGSYATVFYFAYFFIVVPVVGIIENTLMDVAVSEEK, from the exons ATGCGTATCCTTAAATCTAATCCTATTCTTGGTCTGGCTAATAGTTATATTATCGATAACCCTGAACCAGCCAATATTTCTTACATGTGGAATTTTGGTTCTCTACTTGGTCTTTGTCTTGTTATCCAAATTCTTACAGGTATTTTCCTTGCTATGCATTATTGTCCTAATGTTGATCTTGCATTTGCTAGTGTTGAACATATTATGCGAGATGTTAACTACGGATGGGCTATCCGATATGTACATGCTAATACTGCTTCATTCTTCTTCCTATTTATGTACTTCCATGTTGGACGAGGTCTTTACTATGGTTCATACAAATCTCCTCGAATCCTTCCTTGGTCTATCGGAGTAATTATTCTAATCCTTACAATGGCTACAGCATTCCTAGGTTATGTTCTTCCTTATGGACAAATGTCACTATGGGGT GCTACTGTAATTACAAACCTTCTAAGTGCTATCCCATGGATTGGTAATGATTTCGTAGAGTTTGTATGGGGAGGATTTAGTGTAAATAATGCTACACTTAACCGATTCTTCTCACTACACTTCCTACTTCCATTTATTCTTGCTGCTCTTTCAGCAATGCATCTTCTTACAATTCATGAACATGGAAGTAGTAATCCTCTTGGTATTAGTGGTAATACTGACCGACTTCCATTCCATCCTTACTTCGTATTTAAAGATCTTGTAACTATTGTTCTATTCCTACTTATTCTTTCAGTATTTGTATTCTTCTATCCAAATGCTCTTGGACATTCTGATAACTATATCCCAGCTAATCCAATGCAAACTCCTCCTTCAATTGTACCTGAATGGTATCTACTTCCATTCTATGCAATTCTTCGATCAATTCCATCAAAAATCATTGGAGTTATTGCTATGTTTGGTTCTCTACTAATCCTTCTAGCTATGCCTATCCTTGATACATCTCGAATTCGAGGTAACCAATTCCGACCTCTATCTCGATTTGCATTCTGGGTATTTGTAGTAGATTTCCTAATTCTACTATGGATTGGTGCTCAACATCCTGAATATCCTTATTCAGATATCGGTAGTTATGCTACAGTATTCTACTTTGCATACTTCTTTATTGTTGTTCCAGTAGTAGGTATTATTGAGAATACACTAATGGATGTAGCAGTTTCAGAAGAAAAATAA